Proteins co-encoded in one Mycobacterium mantenii genomic window:
- the sodC gene encoding superoxide dismutase[Cu-Zn] translates to MPKLPPLVLAGCVVLLGACSSPEHVSSVPGTTPAVWTGSPSPSGAKAPEPGPAAAPSITTHLKAPDGTQVATATFEFNNGYATVTIETTANGVLAPGFHDVHIHKVGKCEPNSAAPSGGAPGDFLSAGDHFQAPGHTGEPSSGALPSLQVRQDGSGTLMTTTDAFAMEDLLTGQKTAIIIHAGAASSATPASGGNTQTSGTPGANDMTMSTGDAGKRVACGVIGAG, encoded by the coding sequence ATGCCTAAGCTGCCCCCATTGGTTCTGGCCGGTTGCGTCGTGCTGCTGGGCGCCTGTTCGTCACCCGAGCACGTGTCGTCGGTTCCGGGTACCACCCCCGCGGTCTGGACCGGATCGCCGTCGCCCTCGGGCGCCAAAGCCCCGGAGCCCGGGCCCGCGGCGGCACCGAGCATCACCACGCACCTGAAGGCTCCGGACGGCACCCAGGTCGCCACCGCGACGTTCGAATTCAACAACGGCTATGCCACCGTCACCATCGAGACGACCGCCAACGGTGTGCTCGCGCCCGGCTTCCACGATGTGCACATCCATAAGGTCGGCAAGTGCGAGCCCAACTCGGCAGCCCCCAGCGGCGGCGCGCCGGGGGACTTCCTGTCCGCCGGCGACCACTTCCAGGCGCCCGGGCACACCGGTGAGCCCTCCAGCGGAGCCCTGCCCTCCCTGCAGGTGCGCCAGGACGGCTCCGGAACGTTGATGACCACTACGGACGCGTTCGCCATGGAGGATCTGCTCACCGGGCAAAAGACCGCGATCATCATTCACGCCGGGGCGGCCAGCTCCGCCACCCCCGCATCAGGGGGCAACACTCAGACCAGTGGCACGCCGGGCGCCAACGACATGACGATGAGTACCGGTGACGCCGGCAAGCGGGTGGCGTGCGGTGTCATCGGTGCCGGCTAA
- a CDS encoding LON peptidase substrate-binding domain-containing protein has translation MTEPLELAMFPLESVLLPDQDLPLRIFEPRYGALVRHCLDTGDPFGVVLISRGREVGGGDARCDVGVLSRIVECADQGAGRYVLNCRTGERIRVSEWLPDDPYPRARVTPWPDEPGDEVSDAQLLEVEDRAMALFERIAQARDIQLPGREVILGHPATDPAGKRLFALASRIPIGTADRYSVLSAPTPGTRLVALREAVDAVAEVVEFQLSE, from the coding sequence ATGACGGAACCCCTTGAGCTGGCGATGTTTCCGCTGGAGTCGGTGCTGCTGCCCGACCAGGATCTGCCGCTGCGGATCTTCGAGCCACGCTACGGCGCGCTGGTGCGGCACTGCCTGGACACCGGGGACCCGTTCGGGGTGGTACTGATCTCGCGCGGACGTGAGGTCGGCGGCGGTGATGCGCGTTGCGACGTCGGCGTCTTGTCCCGGATCGTCGAATGCGCCGACCAAGGTGCCGGGCGTTACGTGCTGAATTGCCGTACCGGGGAACGAATTCGGGTGTCCGAGTGGCTGCCCGACGACCCCTATCCCCGGGCGCGGGTCACCCCGTGGCCCGACGAGCCCGGCGATGAGGTTTCGGACGCCCAGTTGCTCGAGGTCGAAGACCGGGCCATGGCGCTGTTCGAGCGCATCGCGCAGGCGCGCGACATTCAGCTCCCGGGCCGCGAGGTGATCCTGGGCCACCCGGCGACCGACCCGGCGGGAAAGCGCCTGTTCGCCTTGGCGTCTCGCATCCCGATCGGCACCGCCGACCGCTATTCGGTGCTGTCGGCGCCGACGCCCGGCACCCGCCTTGTGGCGCTGCGCGAAGCCGTGGACGCGGTCGCAGAAGTCGTAGAGTTTCAGCTTTCCGAATGA
- a CDS encoding LytR C-terminal domain-containing protein, with amino-acid sequence MKERVPDSTGLPLRAMVMVLLFLGVIFLLLGWQALGSSGSSDDDSASPASSASTTTSASTSPTSKPPSTQAEVQIYNISSKEGVAARTKDQLTSAGFKVTKVDNMTVPDVSATTVYYTDAGDEHATADAVGKNLGAPVEPRIPALSGEPPGVIVLVAG; translated from the coding sequence ATGAAAGAACGAGTTCCCGACTCCACCGGGCTGCCCCTGCGGGCCATGGTGATGGTGCTGTTGTTCCTCGGCGTCATTTTCCTGCTGCTCGGTTGGCAGGCGCTGGGGTCATCCGGGAGCTCTGACGACGATTCGGCGTCGCCGGCGTCTAGTGCGAGCACCACCACCTCGGCCTCCACGTCGCCCACCAGCAAGCCGCCCAGCACCCAGGCCGAGGTGCAGATCTACAACATCTCCTCGAAAGAGGGTGTCGCCGCGCGTACCAAGGACCAGCTGACGTCCGCCGGATTCAAAGTCACCAAGGTCGACAACATGACGGTGCCCGACGTTTCGGCCACCACGGTCTACTACACCGATGCCGGCGACGAGCACGCCACCGCCGACGCGGTGGGCAAGAACCTGGGCGCACCCGTCGAACCACGGATCCCCGCGCTCAGCGGCGAGCCGCCGGGCGTCATCGTCCTCGTCGCGGGTTAG
- a CDS encoding glutamate--cysteine ligase, giving the protein MSSVPAKKAITHIDFARSPRPTLGVEWEFALVDAHTRDLSNEATAVIAEIGENPRVHKELLRNTVEVVTGICQSAGEAMEDLRQTLGPARRIVRDRGMELFCAGAHPFAQWTSQKLTDAPRYAELIKRTQWWGRQMLIWGVHVHVGISSPNKVMPIMTSLLNYYPHLLALSASSPWWTGVDTGYASNRAMMFQQLPTAGLPFQFQTWAEFERFVYDQKKTGIIDHVDEVRWDIRPSPHLGTLEMRVCDGVSNLRELGALVALTHCLVVDLDRRLEADESLPSMPPWHNQENKWRAARYGLDAVIILDADSNERLVTEDLDDVLNRLEPVAKKLNCADELAAVADIPRQGASYQRQRRVAEEHDGDLRAVVDALVGELDI; this is encoded by the coding sequence GTGTCATCGGTGCCGGCTAAAAAGGCCATCACACACATCGATTTCGCCCGTTCGCCACGGCCGACCCTCGGGGTGGAATGGGAGTTCGCACTCGTCGACGCGCACACCCGCGACCTGAGCAACGAGGCCACCGCGGTGATCGCCGAGATCGGCGAAAACCCGCGCGTACACAAGGAATTGCTGCGGAACACCGTCGAGGTCGTCACCGGCATCTGCCAATCCGCCGGCGAGGCCATGGAGGATCTGCGGCAGACCCTCGGGCCGGCGCGCCGCATCGTCCGGGATCGCGGCATGGAGCTGTTCTGCGCCGGTGCACACCCGTTCGCGCAGTGGACTTCTCAGAAGCTCACCGACGCCCCGCGCTACGCCGAACTGATCAAGCGCACTCAATGGTGGGGACGGCAGATGCTGATCTGGGGTGTGCACGTGCACGTCGGCATCTCCTCGCCGAACAAGGTGATGCCGATCATGACGTCGCTGCTCAACTACTACCCGCACCTGCTGGCCCTGTCGGCGTCGTCACCGTGGTGGACCGGCGTGGACACCGGGTACGCCAGTAACCGGGCGATGATGTTCCAGCAGCTGCCCACCGCCGGGCTGCCGTTCCAATTCCAGACGTGGGCGGAGTTCGAACGCTTCGTCTACGACCAGAAGAAGACCGGCATCATCGACCACGTCGACGAAGTCCGTTGGGACATCAGGCCTTCGCCGCACCTGGGCACGCTGGAAATGCGAGTCTGTGACGGCGTTTCCAACCTGCGTGAGCTGGGCGCGCTGGTCGCGTTGACGCATTGCCTGGTGGTCGATCTGGACCGCAGGCTGGAAGCCGACGAGTCGCTGCCCAGCATGCCGCCCTGGCATAACCAGGAGAACAAGTGGCGCGCGGCCCGCTACGGCCTGGATGCGGTGATCATCCTGGACGCCGACAGCAACGAGCGGTTGGTCACCGAGGACCTCGACGACGTGCTGAACCGGCTGGAGCCGGTGGCCAAAAAATTGAACTGCGCCGACGAGCTGGCCGCGGTGGCCGACATCCCCCGCCAGGGCGCTTCGTATCAGCGGCAGCGCCGAGTGGCCGAAGAACACGACGGCGATCTGCGGGCGGTCGTCGACGCGCTGGTGGGCGAGTTGGACATCTGA
- a CDS encoding DUF3263 domain-containing protein: MDSAMARANRSGDDSEIADGLTRREHDILAFERQWWKFAGVKEEAIKELFSMSATRYYQVLNALVDRPEALAADPMLVKRLRRLRASRQKARAARRLGFEVT, encoded by the coding sequence ATGGACAGCGCCATGGCGCGGGCAAATCGATCGGGGGACGACTCTGAGATCGCAGATGGGCTAACCCGCCGCGAGCACGACATCCTGGCCTTCGAACGCCAGTGGTGGAAGTTCGCCGGTGTGAAGGAAGAGGCCATCAAAGAGTTGTTCTCGATGTCGGCGACGCGTTACTACCAGGTGCTCAACGCGCTTGTCGACCGGCCCGAGGCGCTGGCCGCCGACCCGATGCTGGTGAAACGGCTGCGCCGGCTGCGCGCCAGCAGGCAAAAGGCACGCGCGGCGCGGCGCCTCGGCTTCGAGGTGACCTGA